In Pseudodesulfovibrio sp. S3, the DNA window AATGAGGTTGAGCTTTTTGTAGTCGCCTCCGGAGAAACCCTTGTCGTCGGCGTAGGCGACCATCTCGTCCCAGAGTGCGTCTTCAACGCCCTTGCCGGGAACCTTGGCAAATCGGTCGCCGTCCATGATGGCGTTGCCGAAGTCGTTGACCTTGACTCCCCAGCTGATCATTTGCAGGGCAGTGGCCACGTTGGCCTTGGTGGTGGCGGTCCGGGCCGCGATCTCGCGCAGGCGCTGGGAGTCGTTGCCCGAGGTGCCGTGCTGTGCGCCCGAGGTTCCGTAAGGCTTCAGGGTCTTGTGGATTTCTGCGGTCAAATCCACCTGGATGCCTTCGCCGGAGGCCTCGATGCCGTGGGTGGTGCCGTTGTTCAGGGCGATCCAGTCAGGGCACAGGCCGTGGGCGTTGAGGCCTTGGCACAGGTACTTCGCCTCCACAGGACTGGACAGGCCGAACGCACCCTTGATCTCGCCGATTTCGGTCTCATATCCGGCCCAGGCAGGTATGCTGGGGGAGACCTCGATATTGGCCAGCAGGTTGAGGTCGTCGGTCATGTGCGAGGCGTCGAGGGCGATGGAAGTGATGCCTGCGTCGAACAGGGAGGGGATTTCCGCCTTGGCCACGGCCACGTCATCCCATTTCTTCATGAAGTAGTGGTCGGCGTGTACGGCAACCGGGATGGTAATCCCCAGCTTGTTGCACAGGTAGTCTACCCGGCGGGCGATGTTCCACAATGTGGTCGGGCAGTACGTGGCTTCCGATCGGGCGATCTCGATGATGATGGCGGCATTGGCACGCTGGGCAGCCTTGAGCGCCCCTTCGATGATGAAAATGTTGCGACCGTTGGCTGCGATGGTCATGGCCTGTCCC includes these proteins:
- a CDS encoding class II fructose-bisphosphate aldolase, translated to MSHDTFKKALAVGRPPNVMQNFPNSQALIVSGKVIDRAMTAKGQAMTIAANGRNIFIIEGALKAAQRANAAIIIEIARSEATYCPTTLWNIARRVDYLCNKLGITIPVAVHADHYFMKKWDDVAVAKAEIPSLFDAGITSIALDASHMTDDLNLLANIEVSPSIPAWAGYETEIGEIKGAFGLSSPVEAKYLCQGLNAHGLCPDWIALNNGTTHGIEASGEGIQVDLTAEIHKTLKPYGTSGAQHGTSGNDSQRLREIAARTATTKANVATALQMISWGVKVNDFGNAIMDGDRFAKVPGKGVEDALWDEMVAYADDKGFSGGDYKKLNLIFERRWQGQSQAVRERMSKGVEDFVYDLLVNVFNAKDTAPIACDIILEAGSYDLGLKAERFEDPADWTEAKIKAKAAAIDTDKGPKGDFDD